The following are encoded in a window of Polycladomyces subterraneus genomic DNA:
- a CDS encoding anthranilate synthase component I gives MSLLSAVTSTEVLSYRTKGGVEIRRLTEPVAPADAMDEVSRSIDRHKGIWFSSCYEYPGRYSRWDIGLVNPPLEIRGFGRAFEVRALWEHGVVLLEAVKHALQHVPDVRLMHVDHHLLRGTVREPRPDDMRCEEDRTRLPSIFTVIRAIRDWFFSDEDAFLGLYGAFGYDLVFQLEPMKLKHRRRPDQADLVLYLPDRIAVIDHQMARAYHLTYQFVVDGTSTEMLPKCPISISTGAAMSRMVPIRSVKSTPDGHYPELVRKAKQAFLKGDLFEVVPTQMFTADCAAAPTRVFDRLKQINPSPYCFLIHLGDAHLVGSSPEMYVRVEGDRVETCPISGTIQRGSDALEDAEQIRRLLNSTKDEAELTMCTDVDRNDKSRICEPGSVQVIGRRQTELYSHLIHTVDHVEGRLRPPYDSLDAFMTHMWAVTITGAPKRAAIRWIEEHEDSPREWYGGAVGYLAFNGDINTGLTLRTVKLQSGQAWVRAGATLLHDSDPEEEDRETRVKAAALLQAIQEAGDEPPTVFSAERQTGRGKSILLVDHEDSFVHTLAGYFRQTGAKVITLRSDVARNALLREDFDLVVLSPGPGRPEEFALNETIRLCLEKQFPMFGVCLGLQGLVEHFGGELGILPEPLHGKKRTVSIKHASPLWKGVPETFTAGLYHSLYASRVPEELRVIARSEDDIVMAVEHRSLPIWAVQFHPESIMTAGGSVGLTIIENVMEMLPVRTG, from the coding sequence GTGTCTCTGTTATCCGCAGTCACATCCACAGAAGTATTGAGTTACCGGACCAAAGGGGGCGTGGAGATCCGCAGGTTGACGGAGCCTGTCGCACCGGCGGATGCCATGGATGAAGTCTCCCGTTCCATCGACAGGCACAAAGGCATTTGGTTCTCCAGCTGTTACGAATACCCAGGTCGGTACTCCCGATGGGACATCGGTTTGGTGAATCCTCCGTTGGAAATCCGCGGCTTCGGGCGCGCCTTCGAGGTAAGGGCGCTTTGGGAGCATGGCGTTGTGTTGCTGGAAGCTGTCAAACATGCACTGCAACATGTACCTGACGTGCGATTGATGCATGTGGACCACCATTTGCTCCGGGGAACGGTGAGAGAGCCGAGACCGGACGACATGCGGTGTGAAGAGGATCGGACGCGTTTGCCGTCCATTTTTACCGTTATCCGGGCGATCCGCGATTGGTTTTTCTCCGATGAGGATGCTTTTCTCGGGTTGTACGGCGCATTTGGTTACGATCTGGTGTTCCAACTGGAACCGATGAAATTAAAGCATCGCCGTCGACCGGATCAAGCCGATTTGGTTCTGTACCTGCCGGACCGGATTGCAGTGATCGATCACCAAATGGCGCGTGCATATCATCTTACCTATCAGTTTGTAGTAGATGGAACATCCACGGAGATGCTGCCCAAGTGTCCGATCTCGATCTCAACAGGAGCAGCAATGTCGCGAATGGTTCCGATCCGATCGGTGAAATCGACCCCGGACGGGCATTATCCGGAGCTGGTGCGGAAGGCCAAACAGGCGTTTCTTAAGGGCGATTTGTTTGAGGTGGTGCCGACGCAGATGTTCACCGCTGATTGTGCCGCTGCCCCGACCCGGGTATTTGACCGGCTGAAGCAGATCAATCCGAGCCCTTATTGCTTTTTGATCCATCTGGGTGATGCCCACTTGGTGGGCTCATCGCCAGAAATGTACGTTCGTGTAGAGGGGGATCGGGTGGAGACGTGTCCCATCTCCGGCACGATCCAGCGTGGTTCGGACGCATTGGAGGATGCCGAGCAGATCCGTCGGTTGCTCAATTCCACCAAGGATGAAGCAGAATTGACTATGTGCACCGATGTGGACCGCAACGACAAGTCCCGTATTTGCGAACCGGGGTCGGTTCAAGTGATCGGTCGGAGACAGACGGAACTGTATTCGCACCTCATCCACACCGTGGACCATGTGGAAGGACGGTTGCGTCCGCCGTATGATTCGCTCGACGCATTTATGACGCATATGTGGGCAGTTACGATCACAGGTGCGCCGAAACGGGCGGCGATCCGGTGGATTGAGGAACATGAGGACAGTCCGCGCGAATGGTACGGCGGTGCTGTCGGATATCTTGCGTTCAACGGGGATATCAACACCGGATTAACTTTGCGCACGGTGAAATTGCAGTCGGGACAGGCGTGGGTGCGTGCCGGGGCCACATTGCTCCACGACTCGGATCCCGAGGAGGAGGACCGGGAGACACGGGTAAAAGCAGCCGCTCTGTTGCAGGCGATTCAAGAGGCCGGTGATGAGCCGCCGACTGTCTTTTCGGCCGAACGGCAGACCGGACGTGGCAAATCGATCCTGTTGGTGGATCATGAAGATTCGTTCGTTCACACATTGGCAGGGTATTTCCGTCAGACAGGAGCAAAAGTGATCACCTTGCGGTCGGATGTGGCACGAAATGCCCTGTTGCGGGAAGACTTCGACCTGGTGGTGTTGTCGCCGGGGCCGGGACGTCCGGAGGAATTTGCATTGAATGAAACGATCCGTTTATGCCTGGAAAAACAATTTCCCATGTTCGGTGTCTGTCTGGGATTGCAAGGGCTGGTCGAACATTTCGGTGGTGAACTGGGAATTTTGCCCGAGCCGTTGCACGGAAAAAAGCGTACCGTGTCCATCAAGCACGCGAGTCCGTTGTGGAAAGGTGTGCCCGAAACGTTTACGGCCGGTTTGTACCATTCGCTATATGCATCCCGCGTACCCG